The Hemicordylus capensis ecotype Gifberg chromosome 13, rHemCap1.1.pri, whole genome shotgun sequence sequence TGCTAAGAACCAGGTTTGTCCCCCTGGCTCTTGCTGTAGTGGCCCCATGCTGTGTGGGGCTCCTCTGCCAGGCCAGCCTGGCTGTTAGAAAAACTTCTTTTGCACAACTTGGAAAGTCAAGATTGTTTCTGCAGGAACAAGAATCCTTTCAGAGCAATCAGGGAAGGGGCTGTCCAGGTTATTGGATGTGTGTTGCTAGCTCTTTTCCAATCACTGCAGGGGATGAGCCAATCTTAACAGGGAAAAGGGTTAGTTTGCTGATTACCTCAGGGAGAACTTGGACAACTGTGCTTCACAGAGACCGATTTGTATGCTGGTTTTGTTGTATGTCATACTCTGTATGTGTAAAGCTCTGCTGAAACAGAAGTGTCCTTTTTAATGAAGAAAAGTCATGTCCACTGTGCTCTGTGgtcttgtgtttttgtttgtttgtttgtttgttttttgaggaTGGAAACCCAAATAAAAGATGGGAGCAAacggcaggaggaggcagcctgaGCCTCCCCTCCTGCCGGGAAGGGCTGCTACCAGCTGTCCCCTTGGCCCACGATGAGGGTCCTGGCTGGAGCACTTGATGGTGCAATCCTAAGGAACCAGTGGACGGCAAAGGAGGCACAGTTGTCTGCTCCCTAGAGCTCCATTTGTTCCTCTCTCCCACCTTGGcgttaatgagagctgtgctgcctctaggttggccattcaccaggtagagctgcatcataactgcacagctctaccagaCGAATGGACAGCAGCCTGCAGGTTGGTTGgattgtttatcaaatttgtacactgccccaagctttcgtctctgggcaggttaacaatagcataaaacaagttaaaaacatatacaaacacttaaaacaataacaattttaaaaacaaaccagagattaaaacctatttttttttaaaaagcttagaaTGGGAagtgggagctgtgcggctcccattgGTGATGGGGCGAactggagagagaggagcaagtgGAGCTCCAGGAAGAACAGGCAGATGTCGTCCCACCCTACCCCGGGAGGGTCAGTGCCCTGCAAAAACTGGGCTCAGCGAGCGGGGGTGGACAGGCTAGCTTGGGGAGGGCCGGGTTTTTTTCTCTGCTGGATCTGCGGGAAAGCCTTGGGCAGGGCCGGCTTCACGCACACGAGCAAGGGGAGgaccccccacccgccgccttgTGCAAAGCCACACCGGCTGGTCCGCCGCCTGCGGAGCAGCTTCGGGCTCCCTCCCGCGGGTATCCCTCCCGCCGCCATGGCAACGGCGTGGCCCCGCCCCCTCAACATCCGGGCAGCGCGCCTCTTCCCTTGGCTGCGCCAATCAGGAAAGGGCGGAAGCGGTGAGAGTGTGTGGTTCCGGGTCAGGGCGCCCGCTGGGTCCAGCAGCGATGCTGCTGCACAAGGTGCCTCCGCGGCTCTGGGACGCGCTGCGGCTGGAGCAGGGCATATATGCCCGGTTGCCCCAGCACTACCTGCGCCGCCTGCGGGAGGACGCCGCCGCTCAGTCCCCCGCCGTCCACTGGAAAGCCCACAGCGCCAAGTTCGTTCGCGACCCCGCCACCGGGCAGCGCCAGCGCGTGCAGAACGTGCCCATTGAGCCCTACTTCCCGCCCGAGAGCCAGGAGGGTCTGTGGGGCGGCGAGGGCCTGATCTCGGGCTTCCGCTATGCCAACAATGACAAGGTAGGTGGTGCCTCTCAGAGGACTGGTGTCTTGAATGTTTAGGAAATGGGTGGGCGGGAAGCGAGGCTGGCCACCGGCCACCAACTGAGCGGGTGGTGGTAGCCAGTGTTCCTTCTAGCAAggtttcccagatattgttgtcCCAGATATACTACTATACCCATAATTTCtggccaaaggctattgctgctgggagttgtagtcaatgccATCTGGGAACACTGGTGGCATCGCTGAGCCTGCTGGGAGCGCCGGTTTGGACCATGTCATtgctccctctctgctccttcAGCTCTCCACCAGGCTGAAGAAGACCTGGAAGCCACAACTCTTTTATCGGGAGCTGTACAGTGAGATCCTGGATAAAAAGCTGAGGATTACAGTCACCATGAGGACCCTGGACCTGATCGATGAGGCCTACGGTTTTGATTTCTACATTCTGAAGTTAAGTACCAAGTGCTTGCTCCTGCTGTGGTAGGCTTTCTGTCAACCAAAATGCAGGTTGGAGGCTGCCGGGGGGAAATTACCGCAGAGGTCCTCCGGCAAGGACTCGAGAGGAAGCTGTGAACTGGCACATGTGGACTTTATCCTTGAATTTTCTTGCTTGCTTCTGCTCTGTGTACCGCATGCCCAGCAGATCTGGTTATCCTTTAACTGTTCAGCGGAAACCATGGTGGTCCAGTCAACAGGCTTTTAGTGTTGTTTCCTTGaggttttgcttttttttttgcccaaaCCTCTTCTACCTAAAGATCAAtaatctttttctctccccccacagacTCCGAAGGCTGAGCTGTGTTCAAAGGTGGGCATGGACTTGAAGCGCACAATGCTTTTAAGACTTGCACGCCAGgatccctctctccatcctgatgACCCAGCTAAGAGAGAGGCTGTTTATAATAAGTATAAGGTGCACATCTCCCTGTGCTTCTGGTTCTTGGGGAGGCGGTGATGGTCTGTTTCATATTTCTCTCATTTTGCCCCAGCAGTGAGTAGCTGCCCTTTGTCTTGTTGTTACTTGTTCCAAGAAAGTAGAATGGGTTGTTTATctgtggctacacccctgctaacttgacaaagaggcacctctttaacatggtgattctctttatttagcaggtggagagtaactggccctatccacccccagccctgtacttctagtagctgttgctggtgtctctcttatgtttctttttggattgtgagccctttgcggacaggaatctatctcatttatttattaattctctgtgtaaactgccctgagccatttttggaagagcagtatagaaattgaatttaatataacataatataatataaatataaaccaaTGTAATCTTTCCTGCTTTGGGAGTCCAGTGGCATATTTGTCTCCCTGCTGTGTGGGTACTTACGCACATTTCTTTTGCATGTAGGAGTTTGTGATcccggaggaggaggcagaatggGTTGGGCTGACTTTGGAAGAGGCTGTGGAAAAGCAGAGGCTTCTGGAGCGGAAGGTATGTTGGATCCTGTGTGGGTCAATTCACAAGCTCCCTTTTTCCCTTTGGGGCATTGGTGGGCTAGTCTACAAACAATTCCCTACAAAATATGCTCCTACCGTCTGTGTAGCATAATCACACTTTGTCCTTGGGGACATGCACTGCATCCAGACACACTGTGGTTTGCCTCCTCAAGGCACACAGTACTGGGTACTCTCTGTGCACAGTTAGTTGGCAGGCCATCTTAGACCTGGAGGCCAGGCCAGTCCCTGTTGCTTACTCGGCCTTGCTGACTGGATCTTGCTTTTTATCAAGGACTGCTGTGATGCTTTGTGTAACTTGTTCTCTTCCTTATCTGTCATTCAGGATCCTGTTCCCCTGTTCAAAGTCTATGCAGaagaactggttcagcagttccAAGAACAGAAACTTTCTGAATCAACTGAAGTGCAGAAGTGTTGATCAGGAGCCAGTCACCCTTTGGGGGTAGtgaattcctcctcctcctcaggttcACATTGCACAGGCCACAGGATAGAACTGCTGGATTTAGAACAGTTATTTGTGTGAGACCTGCCTAAATCTTATGTGAAGGACAGAATGgggcctcctgctgtgcttcctgGGAGGCTGACAGATAATAGCCAGTGTCTGGACTAGAGTGGGGAGACACCAGCCGTCTTGAACTGGATTCTTGGCTTCTGTTATGGATGCTTTTACAGAGCACCAATAAAGAAGAGTATGCTTTCACTTCATGGCTTGCTGGCTTTTCTTGCACGTGGCTGTCAAGAACGCACTGTGATTGCCCTGTGTGCCACAGTCCCTCATGTCGTAGCCTGAAGGCTAGCTAAGAATCCCTTTTTTAATCACCAGGCTATGGAGAAGCTTGACACGCAACCTCTGACTTACTGACTTCTTGTAGTCCTAGGGTCCCTTGTTTCCTCCAGAGCCCCCTTCCATCCAGATTGCAAGGACTTGTGGCGGTGCACAGAGTGGGTTAGGCGCAGCAAACAAGCTATTTTGGTAAGCCCAGTGTGTTAATGTGAGATGGTGGAGGAAAATGCATCCCAAAGCATATGGCATCAGGAGAATGAATGGAATAATGGGTAATGGGATTGGCACAGTAGCCCTTGAGCCCAGTTAAGGCAAAGCAAGATGACTGGCTGCTCTGTCTTGCTCTGCTCTCTTGAGTTCTGAACAGTCTTGAGTTCTGAGCAGGAGAGATCTCAAAGAGTTCAGGAGCTCTGTACCTGGGACTGCTTTCTTCCGAGCAGTCCCAGGTACAGAGTGCCAAGGGAGCAACTCTTTGTCCTTGGCGTCTGCCGGCACAGGCACGCTCAATAGTGTCAGTAATGACTGCAAGGCGGCTTTACGCAAAAATAGCAGCCGTGACTACAAGCAGACAGCAGGTGTCTGTGCATAAAAGTAATCTTGAGTTACACCTTGGCACAAGTTTGGCCAAAGCTCTGATGACTAATGAATATCAGATGACTGGTACATTTCACAGAATGGCTAGCGAGCCCCTCATTCAAATCTTTCCTAAACTTGCTAGGTGGCCGCAGGAGAGGCACCCACCCGCACCCACAGCCCTGCTTTGGCCCTCCATCTGCAATAAGAGAATAACACAGACCTACCTTTCAGGGCTGCTGGAAGCATTGCCTTCATTGTCTCCTCATCTTTCTGGGAAATCCACAAGCAGGGTGTGGTGTGGGGCGCCACTCCCTGTTTGTCCTCTGCATCTGTCGATCCAGAGGTGAGATGCTTCTCCGAATGCTAGAATCAGTCTTGGCTATTGTGGCTAGCTATTGTATCTATAAAACACTTTTGAAACCGTTGCAATATCCTGCAACAATGAACTCTGCAAGTTTGCTGCCCTTTTGTGCGGAGCCTCCTAATTGGCCAACTCCACTGGAAGACCTCTGAGCTTTGGTGGTCTGCCTTTCTGCTCTCTAGCTGTAGACATCTATTATGGTCCCCCTTACATAGGCTTTCCCTGTAGCTAAAAAGCCTCGACTTGTGAGGTATTCCTTTAGCAGGAGAATGTCCCAATCCTTGATCATCTCAGTGGTCCTTTCTTGTTGCTTCTTTCATTGCCACCATGCCTTCCTTCCTGCAGTGGGACAATCAGAACTGTGCATTGTGTAGTGACGCTGCTGTGGTTCAGTTGTCTACATAATATTTTTCTGGCTGTTTGGAAGGTGCCTTGCGAAGGTGTGGCTTCTACAGGCCTTGTTggagagcagcttcatccctttcctctgggggcctccttccacctttcttccTCGGCTGTTTCTCCTTGCACGAGTTCCAGACCTCTAGCTTTGCTGTCTCCTTGCCTTCAGGAAGTGTGGCGGGGCAGCCTTTACTGCTGTCTGCTGTGACCTGAGTTTTTTCTAGCAGTGCAGGCACCTGGGCTTCCTGGCCACCATGCCTTTGCTACTTTTCACAAGGGTCAACGAGTCCTTGCCTGTGGGCGGAGACCTTGCTTCGACTGGCTTGGGCTGCAACTCCAGTCCCTCCATGGGAAGAAGGGCCTCTGCCCAGGAGAGCTCTTTGCAGAGCCTTTCTCTGTTGCGGGGGGATGGAAGGGGGCTCCTCATTCACCCCACTCCCTTTGCCAATCCATGTCGAGGCCAGCAAAGCCCTTGCTTGGCCAAGCAGATTATGGGGCCCCAAGCGTGAGGCACCCCAGCTGGAAGCCTGCTTTTGGCTGGGTCTGTGGTGGTGTAGGCGGTGCGTCATCTGCAGTGTGGCGATGGAGGCCTGTGGGGAGAGTTGTGCCCCTCTTGCCCCCTCATAGGGCTCTTTGTCTTGCTTTCTGCCGGCTGCCTGTGTGAATGCCGTTCTCCGTGCTGGGGTGCGCCCTCTGTGAGACTGGCTCACTTTCTCTTGAGGTGGGGAAGGATTGTTCAGCCGGCATTAAGCGCCCGCAAAAGGCAGAAGCAGTCGATGCCAGAGTCTTCCATCCAAAGGTGCCTCCCCAAGGGATGCttcggaagctgcctcctaccgagtcaggccattggtccatctagctcaggagcATCTGTCCTCCTtgtgctccccctccctgctttgccttcagcctccattctcccccccccaccagagggAGTAACGTTTTGTTGTGGGGAGGGCTGCTCCTAGAATATAAAAGCCGCCCCGTGAGCGAGGCATTGTGCAGTCTGGAGCGGAAGGTGCCCAGATGGGGAAAGAGAAGCAGCCTTGAAAGAGTCTGATGCTTTTGAGTACCTCGCCCTAAAAAGAGAGGCGGGGGAcgcttctggggtggggggatgaaagtGGCCTGCCTTGACTGTTTATCCAGCAATTCTAAGTAAATCAGTGGTGCCTACAGGGGCTGGTTGCCATAGTTACGATAGGACTTGAAGGACCATCATTTGGTGCTGGCTCCAGCCAATCAGGTTGAGGAGCCAAAGCTGCAGTATCAAGTCAAGATTGCCATCTTCCAGCCACCCAGTTGCCACGAAAGGGAAAGAGGGTTCCTGGAGTGTTGGGAAAGTGCTCCGGACAGCCTCTGTCATGGCGGACGGCGAGAAACCCAGCAGGAGGGCAGCACTGCGCAGACAGCAGGTGAGACAATGGAGGCCGCCTCCATCGCCATCGATCGGTCACCCCTCTGCTGCCCAGGCCCACCCTTGGCTTGCCAGCCGCTGCCCCGCCCTGcaggcccccctccccgccaagaACCGTAAAGCGCGGACAAAGGAACAAGGATCGGGAAACGTTGAGCTCTTCTCCCCAGGTTGCCTTTGTAAGGCCTTTCACTTCGCATTTTGCAGAGCTGGCTCTTGAAAGGCCCCCAGCTGGGCTCCTGCAGAGGGAGGCGCCCGCCCTGCTCCTGTCACCCACAGGCCCCACCCCCCGGCAGGGCCACAATTTGCCGCAAAGTCACTCTCACTTGGAAAGTGCGATTGTCAGGGGCAGAGGAAGAATGCAGCGCCCCCCAATTCACCATCGTCTCCAAATCTCATTACTGGAGGCGTCGGTGCCGGCAATGTCCAAAGGCCTTTTCGCAGATCAAAGCCGAAGGGCTGGGATGGAGTTGCGGGTGTGGTGCTGGGGGCTGGGGTTGGGGCGTGCTGGGTGATGGCACCAGAACCACAGGATGCACACGggttggggcggcggggggtggggggagtgggcgctctcctgctgttgctgctgctgccctccattTTTGTGAATGTCATAGATGACCTATCTTGCCGAAATGGTGTCTGCTAGGGAAGGATTTGGCTGGAGAAGAAGGCGAGCCAAACTTCTCCAGGCTGAGCTCTTGGGAAATAAGGGAGTGCAGGGTCAAAAGTGCATCAGTTGCTGGCATCGGAAACGTGGCCTTAAAAGATGATCAGTTTATTCCGGTGGGAGGTTCCAAGAGCCCTGGTGGCTCACTGTCCTCGGCTTTCCTGGCCACTCCCATGGattgggtggctggctggctggctggctggcttttccCTCAAGTCCTGTGATCCAAGagtttgggaaggaaggaagcctgctcagagagagggagaaagtgcCTTTCTCCTGCTGCCCCTCTTGTGATGGAAACACTTTCTCCGGCATCCTGTTGGGTTCCTGTTTTCTGCTGGGAACGGGACAGCCCTGCTCAACCACGAGGCCAGCTCCCTCCgagctgcatatgaatggaaagCAAACTCACAGATGGCAAAATAACAGTCCTGTCGGCTTCAAAAGGCTCTTCTAGGGTGATTGTTGTATTATTAGGTAAAGTCTAAGAAGAAAATCTTTTAATCCACTGTGGCTAATCCAGTCTACTTTTGTTGGCCATGACATATTCAGGCCCAACAAAGGCCTTGGCCTGGCAGACCCTGGCATACATAATGCATTGATAACTCAGCCCCTCTGTGCTGCCGCTGCGCCAGAGAGAGAGGCTTCCCGGGTCAGCCGCAGGGGCTTGAACAGACACTCCGCGCCAGACTTCTATCGAGTGCCGTTTCCACTTCAAAGGGCCTGACTGCTGCGTTTACACTGAATAAAGAACTCCAGAAGAAGAGCCTCCATGAAAGCCAAGTTCCTTGGCTGGGGGATTCAGGCCAGGagcctctggggtggggggcagggagatctGCCAGCCCCACTCTCACCCCGCACTTTGCCTTCCAGGTGCCCAGGGAGGGTTTCCCTTGGCTGCTGCAGGTGGTACCCTGCTCTTCCCCCTTATAGGCAGCCCCGTCCTAGGGAGCTGCTGACAGCTTTTTCTGCCAGCCGATGAGAACAAGAGTTGACTGTAGCCATAGAACGACGGAGGTAGAAAATGCACTCGTGTCCTGATCATGCACCATTtccagagctggccttgtggcagcaagcatgaattgtcccctttcctaagcagggtccaccctggtttgcatttgagtgggacacacatgtgagcactgtaagatattcccccgagGGGATTCgtccgctcagggaagagcatctgcatgcagaaggttccaagttccctccctgtcataccaagatagggctgagagagactcctgcccgcaaacagggagaagccgctgccaagtctgtgtagaccagggctgctcaacttcggccctcctgcagatgttggcctacaactcacataatccctggctcttgtccactgtggctggggataatgggagttgtagtccaaaaacagctgagaggcctaaactgagcaggcctggtgtagacaatactgagctagataaaccaatgatctgtcttggtataaggcagcttcttatgttcctgtgatggCAGAATTAGTTTTCATTTGGGGCCACATCACCAGTTCAGATCTTATAACAGTGCTTCTTCTTTGTCATGTGTGAGGCTAGACCATGTTGGCCTGTCCTTGAGCACAGCTGAGAAGTTCTGGCTTAGGAGCAGGGCTTTGTGACCTGCTTCCTGAAAGGACGGGCTCAGTCCTTGCTCACGGCCATCTTGGTCCCAATGGGGTGTGTGCGCGGCCACATCTGTTCTGGTATTTGTCCTCTTACACATCTGGGAACAtgggaggctgccatatactgagtcagaccattggtccatctcgctcagtattgtcttgacagacggacagtggcttctccaagcttgcaggcaggaatctctctcagccctatcttggagaagccagagagggaacttggaacgttctgctcttcccagagcagctccatcccctgaggggaatatcttacagtgctcacacttctagtctccctttcatatgcaaccagggcggaccctgcttagctcaggggacaagtcatgcttgctaccaccagaccagctctcctctccacctccATTTGCCACCTACGTTTGCCTCCATCCTCCATATTTGCCACCTATGTTTACCACTGCAGCATTTGCAAAGGggaataataactagctgaacccgcacagatgatctgtgcggcagtacactacCCCTACCTTCTGCCCACCTCTCCCGCCCCCttgtgccccagtctcctccctcctccaccccttcTGCGTTCGATGCCGTTcggtttcctcctttcccctgactgccgattccccttcaattctgcgtcttcctcctctcttcccccctgcctccctggctgccatgccctcccaaggcaatggctggaactcttgcaggacCTCGGAGAGTTCCAGGAGGCATCCAGACGCATCCCTGCAGTTCCCTACTCAGTtggccataagagaattaaatatatagatagatgatgaactttatttattagccccgccccataacaaattctcTGGGCAGCACACAACATAAAAACATGAAATTAATTAactaaataaagtgtgtgtgtgtgtgtgtgtgtgtgtgtgtaaaaaatctCATAGCAGACAAaccaaaagtggggagggggagacaataaaaatacaacacaaagcaaTTTAAAGAATGGAAAAACACAGTATTTAAATAGTTATATTTACCCCTtttgaaaacaaatgaaaaaagccTCTGAGTTTAATCCCAGCCATTTGTTTCATGGAGTTTGATCAGCCTTTGAATAAGGCTTCTTGTTAAGGCCGTTTCCCTACCTTGGATCCAAAGCCAAGGTACATGAGACTACCACTGACATGGTTCTCCCAGGTACAGCTCTCTGCATGTGTGAATTTCCAGGGTTCTCTACTGGTGAGCACGTGACCCTTTCagcttggctggctggctctacGGAGGGGGTCACTGCCATGCTGCTGTTCATGTCTGCGCAAGCAAATCCAGATCTGGTCCTCACTCAGCAGTACCATAACAAAGCTGAAAGAAGAATCAACTCTCTGGTTAACtgtgttccctgctaactgggccaagaggcacctttttaaaagccaagattctcttatatttagcagggggaaagcaactggccctctccagccccagcacagcacccctctagtggctattgctgatgcctaccatatttctttttagattgtgaaccctttgggacaggaaaccatctgatgattttttttataaaaaattaaaccagtctgagaacttcttgttgaaaagctgtatttaTAGGAGTCATGGCTAAGTTGCTTTGGACAAGCAGAAGGGGCTCGGTGGCACGCTTCCGCTGATGCTGGCTGCTAACCTTTTCCTTCCAGGCTGTTGCTGTGCAAAGCCTGGGTCTGCAGCCTCCTGTGCTGGGTCCTCATTCGTCCTGGGGCTGTAGCAAAGACACACTCAAATCCTgctccagcgtggtgtagtggttagagcgctggactaggactggggagacccgagttcaaatcccaaatTTTCTTAAGCATCAGCCTATCTACAACATTTATGGACTTTGATGGAGAGTAAGGCAAGATGAAAGTCATCAGaagccaatataggtgtttcccagactatgggaaacacctaaatttctcagcagcgatataggaagattctgaaaagaatcctctcatactacgcgggagatggcaatggtaaacccttcctgtattctaccaaagacaaccacagggttctgtggtcaacaccaactcaatggcacactttacctttttaaggCATTTAGCTGTCCAGCAGAGGGATTTTGAAACTCAATGAAAAGAAGGTGGAATGTTTTGCTGAAGACAAAGGCTTCCAACCACGAAGTTGTACAATGAATTTGGCTTCTGATGACTTTCATCTTCGTGAAACCCCTGAATTAATCTCCCGGTTGGTGACTATAAAACAACCACATTTGATCTCTTCCTTCTGTTCTCTGCCTTACAACTCTGTCACCTCTCTCTGCCTTACAGGGGGGCTATGAAGGAACAGAGTAAATAGCtagatttttacattttctaaAAATGGAGGTGTAGCCACG is a genomic window containing:
- the MRPL28 gene encoding 39S ribosomal protein L28, mitochondrial; the encoded protein is MLLHKVPPRLWDALRLEQGIYARLPQHYLRRLREDAAAQSPAVHWKAHSAKFVRDPATGQRQRVQNVPIEPYFPPESQEGLWGGEGLISGFRYANNDKLSTRLKKTWKPQLFYRELYSEILDKKLRITVTMRTLDLIDEAYGFDFYILKTPKAELCSKVGMDLKRTMLLRLARQDPSLHPDDPAKREAVYNKYKEFVIPEEEAEWVGLTLEEAVEKQRLLERKDPVPLFKVYAEELVQQFQEQKLSESTEVQKC